The Rhinolophus sinicus isolate RSC01 linkage group LG17, ASM3656204v1, whole genome shotgun sequence DNA segment caaaggttgctcacgttttaccctttgcttcaagattggccgggcttgggggttgggagctacattgtctccacttgcttcctccgcctctgcctcagagtctccaccttgggcccctgttctaacaggcggacccgggcttccagcgcgtccaaccgggacacctggtcaggcacctgggccatttcatgaagcgcattttccgtgttgagactcaaggccttgaggaacacccagcccacgcggccggctgtagccttctcctcctccggcaactgctcagccagagcctgcagggccctctccacactggccggagagccgtccatgtcctcccacccctccttgggggtccaactcctgagaacagtggccagtggacaccatacactgtgtgggggccacacatcctcctgcccagagtcagacgccattcctacctggtcggaatcttgctcaccgtggcaggtgtctgagtgggtggaggcctccttgtaagctatccacaagcttcggatcctaaggccgcagcagaccaacaaaaggaggacaccgccttctatgcccaagaaggtggtgtgccagctggaggctcgagtctcccaggcagaccgcgcctcctgttcccggtgtcgctcctcatgggcctcccgaagctgagctctcacacgcacaaaccactccaccatgcttcggtaggttttggctggcaccataccctgctcgctgcgccatttgtcgtgcggggaggcctgcagggtctctggtcccgctccccacataacgcaggatatggtgaggccaaaaaggaacacccacggagccataggtaggggagtcataccactacggtctcactggaggctgggttcactggacgtgcgacctgctgtccgttttgtctacaacccaccgacgactctctttcactctcctccactctcctcggctctccttcgtagccgcagcagtgatattagtggctaatggcttaatggctacagctgacggccaaccagccccagctgatggccatctactacccgagccagcacccctccacgtgaggctgagagcctgtaaactactttctggggctctgcccccacaggcagACAATCAAATTTCCAGGAGGTATCCttgactttcttcttctttctttctcttttaagtgTGTTGTCAGAGAGTGGGTAGGCATTCCAGGATATAGGAACAAAGTCTTGTGAACAAAGCCAAGCAGgccaagcatttattaaaataaaatgtagtctCAAAATGCAGTTTATAAGTGCAGGAAGAAAGTGACTGCAGTCATAATGTTTTGAAAAGTGCCTTCAGATATACAGTCTGTTGAATATCTTCAGTGttggcatatttttatttgttgaggaATGGATATGCCATCTAGAAATGGTTATGGGACTTTCAGAGCTAGGTATTAAGAACGAAGCTGTTAATCTGActgtgggtgtgtggggacagagccaggagcgcagtttccaggctctcgccctcatgtggaaaggtgctcacttgggtagtaaatggccattaactgtgattggatggccatcagctgtggctagttggccatcagctgtaaccagtgagccattggccactaatataactgctgtggctacgctagcagaaaatgggggctagcaagaagatggtggctgagcctgcaagctgtgcagtgagggttgcgaacagtgtggctcctgcttcctgtttctctaacccagctgccagcgagaatatagtggtatgactcccctacctatggctccgtgggagttcctttttggcctcaccatgtcctgcgttcttatgtggggagtgggagcagagaccccgcaggccaccatGCACtacaaatggtgcagtgagcagggtttCCTGCAtgacagggtgtgtgtgtgcccacATAGCTATGGCATTACGCCTGAGGGTGTTTTTCTGAGTGACAGTCTAAGAAATGCTATGTGATCCTGAGATTCTGAGATAAGAGGACCACCACCAGGAGTCTTGTTTTCATGAGCGATATGTTCCTAAATAAAATGGAGCCTAGATGTTCCCTGTGGTGGTGGGTGGGATTGGGCGGGGGGGAGGCAGAATCTCCACATGAAGAGGGATGTTCTTTATTCCCTATAAAGGCATCTTCCTCTGGAGAATCTTTCACCAGTGACTGGTCCTTCACCATCTTGTCTGGGGCTGGGAAGGTGCTGACTGTGCTGTGGTGTATTGCCTTTAATGCTCTGACCCAGGGGTGGGTGGACAGAAATACTGGGCCAGGTTGGCCATTGGAAGGAGGATTTATTGCAGTGCAGGGATGGTAGAACTCACAGATCTTTAGTTTATTGTCCCATATCCTGcttctttcccattttacagtcaTGAAATCTAGACTCAAGACTAGAGGGCAGGGTAGCAGGGATGGAAGGTTGGATGGACAAATAGTACTAAATTAAAACGAGGAGAGAAAGTTGGAGGCTAGCCCAAGTCCTAATTAGGATGCCTAGTGAGACAGGGGACTGGTCTAGGGCTGGAGAGAGACCCTTTCAGGTATTCTGGCTGATGGGCAGGAACGAATACTTGGATTGCATTACTGAGTGGTCTTCCTCAAGAGTAGTCTGGCCCAGATCCTAGAAAACTCACCACAAATTCCTTAACAGAGGGAGCTCGAATAGGTAAATGTAGGTCTGTGGTCTATGagagcaattacttttgcccttGACAAGTGGAAAATGAGAATGTTGCCTCTGGGAGGAGGAAGTGGGTAGATTTGAACCTTTGAGATGGATTTGAGGGCCTAGGAATAAGCTGACACCAAATAGTTTTGACGCTGGTAGCCATTCTCTTATGTGTATCCTGAGGTGAACAAGGGTTAGGGTTGTAATAAACATGTAGCCACGAAAAGTGATTTCTTTTAAAGTCAACTTTCATGCTTAATTACTATATCATGCCCAAGACAGAAAGGAGTCTAGAATATCAAAATCAATAGATTACCTGGAAATGCCATTTATCtgattatttcccttctttttctctaaagaatCCTCTAcatccaaattttaaataaatttttattttcagtgactCTGATTGGAGGAATTAGGGAATGAATAACAGACGAAAAGGCAGCCTGGGGAACCTGCCTGGTGACCTGCTTAGACTGCAATGAAAACCTACTGAGCACCGAGTAAGTGCCAATCTAATAATTAGATATTAGATAAATATTATCTCATCAACTTAaaccctcacaataaccctgGGAAGGCAATATTTAGTGAATCTTAGAGTggactggctcaaggtcacagcaTTAGTAAATAGCAGTGTTGGGAACAAGCCATTGCTCAGTCCACTCCACCATGTTTCCTTCTGAAGAGTTAATATCCACTGAACACGCACCTAGGGCACAGGACTGCACAAGAGTGTGTGTGCGAGCATGCACATGTACACCAGAGTTCTCATTACTTCTTTCTCCTCTACTAAACAGATGCCCTGTTGTATGACATATGACTAGGCTCTGGCTTTCCAAAGGCtgggcagtgcctggcataggGACTCAGCAACCAAGAAAGCCAAAAAGAATTACTGACTGGTTTTTCTCCAGGGTCTGAAATAACTCAGAAGTGCAGCAGCAGTGACCATCACAACAAGTAGACTCACAGGCAGCCAAGGAACCAGCCAGTTGCTGCTGGTGGGGGAGGATAAGACCTGAGGTCCTGGGAGGTGAGTAGGGGTGACCATGAATGTTGAGGatgaaattcagaaatacattcCAAACAGGCATACAAGAGGCAGAATGGCTGGCATTAGGGGGAACCACATGGCCTGGACAAGCCTTGTAGATGGGAATTAGGGATGACTCCTAGGATGCCCACATGGAAGGGCAATACCATGGAGGACCACATTGCCCCACCCTATTGTACATCCCATTCTCCATGGACGTTATTGTTTCCCCACCAGGTTCAGTGGACAGATACTCCAAACAGGGTCCATGCTCAGCCATGCAGTGCCTACTATGGGCCCAGCATTGTGCCCACGTGGTGGGAGGTACATAGAGAAGTGAGGTCTGACCCCAGACAGCATGTGGGGATCAGAGCTGGCTGGGGTACAAGACATACCATCCAGGGAGAGTATCTCAGCCTGGCTTCTCTCTCTGGATATGCTGTTTTAACCTCACAGATGTAGTTTCCAGCATCCTTCTCTGATGTCACCAGGAAGATGAGGAGGCCGCTCCACCACAGGGAACCAAGTGATCTCCTCATCAAGGTAGAATTGTACAGGATAGGAGGGGAGCCCCTCTGGGACTCATAGAGGAATTCCACCATGTCCCCACAGTGAGGCTGGAGTGCCTGGGGCTCAGGGTGAGCAGAGGATGGGACACAGGACCTGGGGCAGCACCCAGGCCGAAAGGTCAGCTGGGGCACCTGGGCTCCTGGCTCCTCCCTTAAGGGCTCCTACTCATACTCCTAGAGGGCCCCACTGCCCAATGCCCAGACCACTGGGGAgtgtctctcttcctcccccacttACCCCACACTCTGATCTCCAGCTGGTGGCTCTGTTTCTGGACCCTGCCATCCTCAGGGATCACCTCGCACCAGTAAAGCCCAGAGTCTCTCTCTGGCTGCTGAGATGCACAGCTCTGGGTGGAGGTCCCTGTTCTGCAAGATGTGGCCCTCCTtgtggaaggagaagaggaggcgTGAGGTCAACCTTTGGGGGTGCAGCTTCGTCTGGCATCTCGGGGTCAGCAGGCTCCCCTCATGGGGCTTGGGATAGGGGACAGCACTCAACACAGGAGGCAGGAACAGCTCTGGGAGAGGCAGGCGCAGAGTTCAGGAGGGAAGTCCTGGATAATGAGGCCCCAGGAGGCTGAGGGAGACACTGTTATTGTCCCCCAGGAACTGGTCTCTCATCCTACCCACTGGCTCTGAGATGATTCCCACACAACCCCAGTCTCTGGAATCCCAGAAGGCCAGAGCCAGAGGGCCGTAGAGGTCATCTAGTCCCCAGAGGGGAGGGTCTGGCCCAGGGTCTCCGTGGGAGGGGCATGGTGAGCAGCAGGGCTGATTCAGgactcttccctcttctccagaTGTCCCCTGGCTCCATATATGCCCCATGGGGACAGGGCATGTAGGCAGCATCATGGACATGTCAGGGTCCTGTGGATTGGCCCACCATCAGGGGCAGCCAGAGGGAGGGGTGCTGCCCAGAGAGCTGCTGACCTCTAGAGACCAGATCCCAGAGCAGCACCTTACTCTCCCCAATGCCCTCAGCTGGTGACTCACCTTGGACTTGAATCATGGCCATTCCTGAGGCTTGTCTGTCCATTTGTGGGAAGTACATCACCTCCCCAGTGCAGCTGTACTGGCCACCGCTCCTCATGGCTGCTGTCCCCGTGAACAGAGGCTGGTTGTCCTTAGAGAAATGCAGGACTTTCCCATCTTTATAGCACTTCACGTAGGACAGGTTTACGTTCTTCTTTCTGTGGCACCACAGAGTCAGGATGTCTCCTTCAAACACAGGGTCTGGCCAGGCTTGGAGCAACAGCCAGACTGTGAGACATGGGAACAGGGTCACCATGAAGCAGATCCCATCAGTCAATTTTCTCCCTCTGTCCCAGCTTAGAGCCTCCCACTGGGGATGGAGGTTCCTGGATTGCACTTCACATCTGTTGCTGTCCCTCAGTTCTTCATGCCCAGGCAGGACAAAGCCGGACCTCGACTTCCTTcactccctctccttccctttcctcttctttctcttcccttcttctctttattcctctccctcccctccccttctcttctctccctgcaccttctctctggccttctctcccaccctccttgTCTCCTTTTATATTGTAGTTTTCTCCACTACCTGACCAAGCTTGGGTTCAAGTTGGATTCTTTCCATCCATTGCTCTGCCTCATTCCTCCTGCCCCAATTCTCACTCCCCTAGATTGGCTTCTCAGGCCCTGGCTACCCCATTGCAACTTCTTGTGCAGCCTCCCAAAAGGTGCTGGAGGGGTGGGTGTTGGACGTGCCACAGCCTGGGCTTGCTTGCCCAGCCTCCATCTCCATCCTCTGCAAGGGGTTTCATTTCCACCACAGTCATGGGGTGGCATCTATCATTTCTTTCCCAGGCTGTTCTGTCCCCAACCATACTTCTTTGACAGGGCAGACACTAGTCCCAGATGGCCTCAGGGCCAGGACGGAAGGCCGGAGCATAATGATGACTAATCATATAGGGAGCCCTGTCATCAAGGCTTGTAGGGGAGCCCCTGCATATCCTGCCTTTGCCTGGATCTCCTTGGATCCTTAGGACCCACTTCCCTTACCCTGTAATTAGTGATGTTCACAGGGTAACTGAATTATGAGCTTTGCTTCCACGGCTGCTCTTTCTAGCAGCACCAAATGTTGGTTTGCATTGTTCCTCCCTGGCATCACAGAACATGCGCTTGGAGGTCAAGATGATCATAGATTAGAGTCTTCTCCTACTTGACAGAATGTCTGATGGACGTCAGTGGGACAGGATAGGTGGGAGTGTAGAGAGCTGAAGGATTAAGAATCTATAGACAACATGCCTGCTTCTCTGACCATGAAAGGTAGGGAAAGGAGTCCAGGGCTTTGATGAGTGGACAATACAGCAGCTCCAGAGCCACggaaaggaggagacagaggtcagtgctaccgtgtttccctgaaaacaagacctagccagataatcgactctaatgtgtcttttggagcaaaaattaatataagacccggtattatattatattacattatattatattatattatattatattatattatattatattatacctggtcttatataagaccgggtcttatattacagtaaaataagaccgggtcttatattaattcttgctccaaaagacacagtagagctgattgtctggctaggtcttatttttgaggaaacacggtacttatAAGGAAGTAGGATGGAGACCCAGAGCCACTCTACTAGGAGTTGAGTTACCCTAGAAGTTCCTGCAGCCTGAGACCAGTGGAGTCCTGgttttctcctcttcctggcattaGCTAAAACTCCTGAAGAAGGGGCCTAGACTGATACTGCTCTAAAGCTGTTTCTGTGAGACCCAATTGTTGTTTTATCCCCATCCATTAACTTTTAGCCCAGAGACACACTTGGAGATAGAAGAGGCATAGACAAGACTcaccagttttcccaacacaggGATCTGCAAGAGAACAAAGTGACAGAATTAGGTTAAATAGcagaaagaactttctgacaAGGAGGCTTGTCACCTCAGGAATAGCAGCTAACATCCATTCAATCAAGCAACCTGCCAGCCACCTAATCATCCAACCACCCAACATTCCAGCCACTCAATCACCTAACCACCCAGCCACCCAGCTATCCAGCTACCCAGCCACTTAGCCACCCAGCCACCTAACTGCCCAACCACCCAACCTTCCAGTCACCTCATCACCCAGTGACCCAATTACCTAAACACCAAGCCACCAGACACTCAGCCACTTAGCCACTCAACTTTTATGGTGGACACACTGCCTGGAATCCTTTTCCCTATCTCAGTTCAATTGTCACCTCCTTAGACGTGTCTGCCTGAgactctccaatcaaaagaatTCTCCTCAATCACTATTATCATGTCCCATTGTATTAACAAAGTACTTATCACgatttgaaattatattattcaTTAAAGTACCTGTCTCCTCAGACTAGAACGTAAGCTCCATCAGAGCAGGGACTCTGCTTGTCTTGCTCATAGCCATATATTACCTGTGTGGAGAACACAGTCTGTGTTCAGTAAACATCTCTTGTGCCAAGTCATGCAGGACAGGGAACAAAATGTAGAAGACACAGGACTAGACTCTTGCCCTAGTGTGCATGAGGGTCCTATCTACACCTATAGAAGAACTCAGATAGCAAAGGCAGGACCTGATTCCTGTGGTCCAATGTCCACAGAGCTCTTAGGAATAGAGTATGGAAGTGAACAGATGAAGGAGGTGAGGTTTCTCTGGAGGAGTGATCATTAGGGATGTGGGACATGAACAGGCAGCTCGAATCAATGAGACAACTATGAATAAGCCAGTGTGTCACATACTATACTCGCACCTTGTATCCACCGCACTAATGCTTCTACATGAAGGAGTATTTGAGGAGAATACATGGTCTGGGaagagaggccaagccacaaataATGACAGATGAGGTTAGACAGATATAAATAGTGCGAGGCACGGAGGACCCTCAATTGAGGGTCACAGTTAGATATGAAGCAGTGGAAAGTGTTCTGGACTTTAGGGCAAGGGATGAAACAATGAATGGTATAGGACTGAGTGCAGCCAGGCCAGCCAatcctcattcattcacttgtgt contains these protein-coding regions:
- the LOC109437553 gene encoding Fc receptor-like protein 6 isoform X1, with the protein product MVLWPRCSPPTLPLVTFNLTCSVLRAKPGPMLLWKAVLLFDPCVGKTVWLLLQAWPDPVFEGDILTLWCHRKKNVNLSYVKCYKDGKVLHFSKDNQPLFTGTAAMRSGGQYSCTGEVMYFPQMDRQASGMAMIQVQELFLPPVLSAVPYPKPHEGSLLTPRCQTKLHPQRLTSRLLFSFHKEGHILQNRDLHPELCISAARERLWALLVRGDP
- the LOC109437553 gene encoding Fc receptor-like protein 6 isoform X2; this translates as MVLWPRCSPPTLPLVTFNLTCSVLRAKPGPMLLWKAVLLFDPCVGKTVWLLLQAWPDPVFEGDILTLWCHRKKNVNLSYVKCYKDGKVLHFSKDNQPLFTGTAAMRSGGQYSCTGEVMYFPQMDRQASGMAMIQVQGGPHLAEQGPPPRAVHLSSQRETLGFTGAR
- the LOC109437553 gene encoding Fc receptor-like protein 6 isoform X3, with the translated sequence MVLWPRCSPPTLPLVTFNLTCSVLRAKPGPMLLWKAVLLFDPCVGKTVWLLLQAWPDPVFEGDILTLWCHRKKNVNLSYVKCYKDGKVLHFSKDNQPLFTGTAAMRSGGQYSCTGEVMYFPQMDRQASGMAMIQVQGP